The following coding sequences lie in one Saccharopolyspora hordei genomic window:
- a CDS encoding PucR family transcriptional regulator: MTTASTAIPLRAVVDDDALHLDVVADSLRAGALDRPVRWAHVSELRNPGPYLLGGELLLTAGVNLADARADVDDYVRGLLDAGITALGFGVTPPMHDALPEALREACVRHGLPLLVVPPRTPFLAISRAVALALADAAQREQRRVAVAREALIKAAADGLRPLVRALGRQLGAWVVLAGRHDEAVAEHGAPARWPAELPELLARLRAGRGIRSATTELADGTALLAQPVSPQATASQLLVLGRRERFDATERSIVAVGAGLLGLAGRARDAPLSAATTALLLGSAPPEEVLPRLLTGEEYRVVAGTPTRRRAADDLADHDWLCTRLRTPLVQLAGGGFTAITDCCPAPEVLSAVRERGWLPVVSRRLRADAVPRAGPEVEALLDRARSLGRPVVAERAGLSTVVRPEAASAFAAELLAPLRALGPDRRGLVDTLRTWLAHHGSWERTATALGVHRNSVRHRIGQVERALGVDLADPETRMELWFALRWDEDGGAPGGSRGSAVGGELR; this comes from the coding sequence GTGACCACGGCCTCCACCGCCATCCCGCTGCGCGCGGTCGTCGACGACGACGCGCTGCACCTCGACGTCGTCGCCGACAGCCTCCGCGCCGGCGCGCTGGACCGGCCGGTGCGCTGGGCGCACGTCAGCGAGCTGCGCAACCCCGGCCCGTACCTGCTGGGCGGCGAGCTGCTGCTCACCGCGGGCGTCAACCTCGCCGACGCGCGAGCGGACGTCGACGACTACGTCCGGGGACTGCTGGACGCCGGGATCACCGCGCTCGGGTTCGGCGTCACGCCACCCATGCACGACGCGCTGCCCGAGGCCCTGCGCGAGGCGTGCGTGCGGCACGGGCTGCCGCTGCTGGTGGTGCCGCCCCGGACGCCGTTCCTGGCGATCAGCCGGGCGGTCGCGCTCGCACTGGCCGACGCCGCCCAACGCGAGCAGCGACGGGTGGCGGTGGCGCGCGAAGCGCTCATCAAGGCCGCGGCCGACGGGTTGCGCCCGCTGGTGCGCGCGCTCGGGCGGCAGCTGGGCGCGTGGGTGGTGCTCGCCGGGCGGCACGACGAGGCGGTGGCCGAGCACGGTGCGCCCGCCCGGTGGCCCGCCGAGCTGCCGGAACTGCTGGCGAGGCTGCGCGCGGGGCGGGGGATCCGCAGCGCCACCACCGAACTCGCCGACGGGACCGCGCTGCTCGCGCAACCCGTGTCGCCGCAGGCGACGGCCTCACAGCTGCTCGTCCTCGGCCGCCGCGAGCGCTTCGACGCCACCGAGCGGTCCATCGTCGCGGTCGGCGCCGGACTGCTGGGGCTGGCCGGCCGGGCGCGGGACGCCCCGCTGAGCGCGGCCACCACCGCGCTGCTGCTGGGCAGCGCGCCGCCGGAGGAGGTGCTCCCCCGGCTGCTGACCGGCGAGGAGTACCGGGTGGTCGCGGGCACGCCGACGCGCCGGCGCGCGGCCGACGACCTCGCCGACCACGACTGGTTGTGCACCCGGCTGCGCACGCCGCTGGTCCAGCTCGCCGGCGGCGGCTTCACCGCGATCACCGACTGCTGCCCCGCCCCGGAGGTCCTGTCCGCGGTGCGGGAGCGGGGGTGGTTGCCGGTGGTGAGCCGGCGGTTGCGCGCCGACGCGGTGCCCCGCGCGGGGCCCGAGGTCGAGGCCCTGCTGGACCGCGCCCGGTCCCTGGGCCGCCCGGTGGTGGCGGAGCGCGCTGGACTGTCCACAGTGGTGCGCCCGGAGGCGGCGAGCGCGTTCGCGGCCGAGCTGCTGGCCCCGCTGCGCGCGCTGGGGCCGGACCGGCGGGGGCTCGTCGACACGCTGCGCACCTGGCTGGCGCACCACGGCAGCTGGGAACGCACGGCGACCGCGCTCGGCGTGCACCGCAACAGCGTCCGGCACCGCATCGGGCAGGTGGAACGCGCGCTCGGCGTGGACCTCGCCGATCCGGAGACCCGGATGGAGCTGTGGTTCGCCCTCCGCTGGGACGAGGACGGCGGGGCGCCAGGCGGGAGCCGGGGCTCCGCTGTCGGCGGTGAGCTGCGCTGA
- a CDS encoding sodium:solute symporter family transporter — protein MVGDYAVIALYVAAMIGIGWVGMRLARTKSDFLVAGRRLGWFMYSGTMSAIVLGGASTIGGVGLGYTHGVSGAWLVLTIGLGILALHAFFARRLVKLRVYTVSEMLDLRYGGSSTVIAGVVMWGYTLMLTVTSTLSFATVFHVLLGVPSAVGIAIGGSIVVLYSVLGGMWSITLTDIAQFVIKTIGVLLVLLPMSLVAAGGPDGLAERVPPDFLDPTSIGGATIVTYVLTYGFGLLIGQDIWQRVFTARSPRVATGGGLLSGAYCLVYGVAGALIGTAAKVLYPDLGNADDAFATIVAELLPTGVRGLVLAAALSALMSTSSGALIACSTVTTTDVLTRLRGASTDVRTNRITTLVLGVVAIGVAMAVDDVVAALTVAYNILVGGLLVAILGGLVWKRGTRAGALASMVVGSVVVLVSMAVHGLLANEPIYYGLGASLVCYVVVSLLTPRTDPEVLAAWDQRTSGAGPVPETALEDTVGGGR, from the coding sequence GTGGTCGGGGACTACGCGGTGATCGCGCTCTACGTCGCTGCGATGATCGGCATCGGCTGGGTCGGCATGCGCCTGGCCCGCACCAAGAGCGACTTCCTGGTCGCCGGGCGGCGGCTCGGCTGGTTCATGTACTCCGGGACGATGTCGGCGATCGTGCTCGGCGGCGCGTCCACCATCGGCGGTGTCGGGCTCGGGTACACGCACGGCGTCTCGGGTGCCTGGCTGGTGCTGACCATCGGCCTGGGCATCCTCGCGCTGCACGCGTTCTTCGCCCGGCGGCTGGTGAAGCTGCGGGTCTACACCGTCTCGGAGATGCTCGACCTGCGCTACGGCGGCTCGTCGACGGTGATCGCGGGCGTGGTGATGTGGGGCTACACGCTCATGCTCACGGTCACCTCCACGTTGTCCTTCGCCACCGTCTTCCACGTGCTCCTCGGCGTCCCGAGCGCGGTCGGGATCGCCATCGGCGGTTCGATCGTGGTGCTGTACTCGGTGCTCGGCGGCATGTGGTCGATCACGCTCACCGACATCGCGCAGTTCGTCATCAAGACCATCGGCGTCCTGCTGGTGTTGCTGCCGATGTCGCTGGTCGCGGCGGGCGGCCCCGACGGCCTCGCGGAGCGGGTGCCGCCGGACTTCCTCGACCCCACCAGCATCGGCGGCGCCACGATCGTCACCTACGTGCTGACCTACGGCTTCGGGCTGCTCATCGGCCAGGACATCTGGCAGCGGGTGTTCACCGCGCGCAGCCCGCGGGTGGCGACCGGCGGCGGGTTGCTCTCCGGCGCGTACTGCCTGGTCTACGGCGTCGCGGGAGCGCTGATCGGCACCGCCGCCAAGGTGCTGTACCCGGACCTGGGCAACGCCGACGACGCGTTCGCCACCATCGTGGCGGAGCTGCTGCCGACCGGCGTGCGCGGCCTGGTGCTGGCCGCCGCGCTGTCGGCGCTGATGTCGACCTCCAGCGGTGCGCTCATCGCCTGCTCGACCGTGACCACCACGGACGTGCTGACCCGGCTGCGCGGGGCGTCCACGGACGTCCGCACCAACCGGATCACCACGCTCGTGCTCGGCGTGGTGGCGATCGGCGTCGCGATGGCCGTCGACGACGTCGTCGCCGCGCTCACCGTCGCCTACAACATCCTGGTCGGCGGGCTGCTCGTGGCGATCCTCGGCGGGCTGGTGTGGAAGCGCGGCACCCGCGCCGGGGCACTGGCCTCGATGGTGGTGGGCTCGGTGGTGGTGCTCGTGTCGATGGCGGTGCACGGCCTGCTGGCGAACGAGCCGATCTACTACGGTCTCGGCGCGAGCCTGGTCTGCTACGTCGTGGTCAGCCTGCTCACCCCGCGCACCGACCCGGAGGTGCTGGCGGCCTGGGACCAGCGCACCAGCGGTGCCGGGCCGGTCCCGGAGACCGCACTGGAGGACACCGTGGGAGGTGGGCGATGA
- a CDS encoding thiamine pyrophosphate-binding protein codes for MTDGRTGGDLVVETLRALGAETVFGLPGQHALGLFDALRRAPDLRLVSSRVENNLAFAADGHARARLAADPAGPVPVTPVVVSTGPGALLTLASLQESRAASVPVLGISSQVPVAGLGGGRHGYLHELPDQQASFRDVVKSVHVVRTASQVPGALRAAWESAATVPYGPVWVEIPQDVLLAPAELPPITSATARPAPLEPLPELVDEAARLLAGAENPVVLAGGGAARAGAEPELLELAEALRAPVLSTFGGKGVFPWEHPLSGQSWLEDWHSTEFLAAADVLLVLGSGLGELTSNYHRFAPRGRVVQVEADAGKLESNHPALGLHADVKLLLSALLERLPRREPDGRAERAVADLLARVRARLAAQDLELEQRVLTEVRAAVPEGTPSFWDMTMLGYWAWSAWNTDGAPMHSAQGAGGLGFGLPAALGAAATGRPALAVSGDGGAMYGIAELATAVQHDLDVTWLVVDDGGYGILREYLTDAFGETTATELARPDFVALASAFGVPAVRTDPDRLRADLAGALRTPGPSVVVLPQRLRLFAPTHLDQG; via the coding sequence ATGACCGACGGCAGGACCGGTGGCGACCTGGTGGTCGAGACGCTGCGCGCGCTCGGCGCCGAGACCGTGTTCGGCCTGCCCGGCCAGCACGCGCTCGGGCTGTTCGACGCGCTGCGCCGCGCCCCCGACCTGCGGCTGGTCAGCTCCCGGGTGGAGAACAACCTGGCCTTCGCGGCCGACGGCCACGCCCGCGCGCGGCTGGCCGCCGACCCGGCGGGCCCGGTGCCGGTGACGCCGGTGGTCGTCTCGACCGGTCCGGGCGCGCTGCTCACCCTCGCGTCGCTGCAGGAGTCGCGGGCCGCGTCGGTGCCGGTGCTGGGCATCTCCAGCCAGGTGCCGGTGGCCGGACTGGGCGGTGGGCGGCACGGCTACCTGCACGAACTGCCCGACCAGCAGGCCAGCTTCCGGGACGTGGTGAAGTCGGTGCACGTGGTGCGCACGGCCAGCCAGGTCCCCGGCGCGCTGCGCGCGGCGTGGGAGTCCGCGGCGACCGTCCCCTACGGTCCGGTGTGGGTGGAGATCCCGCAGGACGTGCTGCTCGCCCCGGCCGAGCTCCCGCCGATCACCTCGGCCACCGCCCGGCCGGCGCCGCTGGAGCCGCTGCCGGAGCTGGTCGACGAGGCGGCGCGGCTGCTGGCCGGCGCGGAGAACCCGGTGGTCCTGGCCGGGGGAGGCGCGGCGCGCGCCGGGGCCGAACCGGAGCTGCTGGAGCTGGCCGAGGCGCTGCGGGCACCGGTGCTGAGCACCTTCGGCGGGAAGGGCGTCTTCCCGTGGGAGCACCCGCTGTCCGGCCAGTCGTGGCTGGAGGACTGGCACAGCACGGAGTTCCTGGCCGCCGCGGACGTGCTGCTCGTGCTCGGGTCCGGCCTCGGCGAGCTGACCAGCAACTACCACCGGTTCGCCCCGCGCGGTCGCGTGGTCCAGGTGGAGGCGGACGCGGGCAAGCTGGAGTCGAACCACCCGGCCCTGGGCCTGCACGCGGACGTCAAGCTCCTGCTGTCGGCGCTGCTGGAGCGGCTCCCGCGCCGCGAACCGGACGGTCGCGCCGAACGCGCGGTCGCGGACCTGCTGGCCCGGGTGCGCGCCCGGCTGGCGGCGCAGGACCTGGAGCTGGAGCAGCGCGTCCTGACGGAGGTGCGCGCCGCGGTGCCCGAGGGCACGCCGAGCTTCTGGGACATGACGATGCTCGGCTACTGGGCCTGGTCGGCGTGGAACACCGACGGCGCCCCGATGCACTCCGCGCAGGGCGCCGGTGGCCTCGGCTTCGGCCTGCCCGCGGCGCTCGGCGCGGCGGCGACCGGCCGCCCCGCCCTGGCGGTGTCGGGCGACGGGGGAGCGATGTACGGCATCGCCGAGCTGGCCACCGCGGTCCAGCACGACCTCGACGTGACGTGGCTGGTGGTCGACGACGGCGGCTACGGCATCCTCCGCGAGTACCTCACCGACGCCTTCGGCGAGACCACGGCCACCGAGCTGGCCCGGCCCGACTTCGTGGCCCTGGCCTCGGCGTTCGGCGTCCCGGCGGTGCGCACGGACCCGGACCGCCTCCGCGCCGACCTCGCCGGGGCCCTCCGCACCCCGGGCCCGAGCGTCGTCGTCCTCCCGCAACGCCTCCGCCTCTTCGCCCCCACCCACCTCGACCAGGGCTGA
- a CDS encoding 7-cyano-7-deazaguanine synthase, producing MPVTSDDVQETEETLQRAVQFGVLPPPWSTDLLHIARMVFVADKRCDRRKAPDRWTRTIDLEVELIDPAPWRDRAGRIVLELLTVLTGDRWRLDFRQTNESFEVQMGLFDEPVSEVVLFSGGLDSTAYGSKRSREREPLLFVTYQDFHLYELQRRRLEKMSGGDGTRYVTTSQRVQEVQEWSSRSRGFLYVATAIWAATARGASRVCIPENGQLAVNPPLTPSRLGSCSTRSVHPYTLHLLNELIACLGEQDLTVENPLWSMTKGEVCELALQSGLSAEELAEETYSCGSHPANTGGRDEHCGACVPCLLRRSGLHASSGGDRTRYKEPPERVRQHENVRALEWWLNHEFGERDIVADMPLPPGLSARSLLPVLERGRIEYRTMLASL from the coding sequence GTGCCGGTCACCAGCGACGACGTGCAAGAAACGGAGGAGACGCTGCAGCGGGCCGTTCAATTCGGCGTGCTGCCGCCACCGTGGTCGACGGACCTGCTGCACATCGCACGGATGGTGTTCGTCGCGGACAAGCGGTGTGATCGCCGCAAGGCGCCGGACAGGTGGACGCGCACGATCGACCTCGAGGTCGAGCTGATCGACCCCGCTCCGTGGCGCGACCGGGCCGGGCGCATCGTGCTCGAACTGTTGACCGTGTTGACCGGCGACCGCTGGCGGCTCGACTTCAGGCAGACGAACGAGTCCTTCGAGGTGCAGATGGGGCTCTTCGACGAGCCCGTCTCGGAGGTGGTGCTCTTCTCCGGCGGACTCGACTCCACGGCGTACGGGTCGAAGCGATCACGCGAGCGAGAGCCGTTGTTGTTCGTCACGTACCAGGACTTCCACCTGTACGAGTTGCAACGGCGCCGCCTCGAGAAGATGTCCGGTGGCGACGGGACCCGGTACGTCACGACGAGCCAGAGAGTGCAGGAAGTGCAGGAGTGGTCCAGTCGTTCCCGCGGGTTCCTCTACGTGGCGACGGCGATCTGGGCCGCGACCGCACGCGGCGCGTCCCGGGTCTGCATTCCCGAGAACGGTCAACTCGCGGTGAATCCCCCGCTGACTCCGAGTCGCCTCGGCAGCTGCTCCACGCGCTCGGTGCACCCCTACACGCTGCACCTGCTGAACGAGCTGATCGCCTGCCTCGGCGAGCAGGACCTGACCGTGGAGAACCCGCTGTGGTCCATGACGAAGGGCGAGGTGTGCGAGCTCGCCCTCCAGTCCGGCCTCTCTGCCGAGGAGCTGGCAGAGGAGACCTACAGCTGCGGGAGCCACCCCGCCAACACCGGCGGCAGGGACGAGCATTGCGGTGCCTGCGTTCCCTGCCTGCTCCGGAGGTCCGGCCTGCACGCGAGCTCCGGTGGTGACCGCACGCGCTACAAGGAACCACCGGAACGGGTTCGACAGCACGAGAACGTGCGCGCCTTGGAGTGGTGGTTGAACCACGAATTCGGCGAGCGCGACATCGTCGCCGACATGCCGCTGCCGCCTGGGCTCAGCGCACGTTCGCTGCTGCCCGTCCTGGAACGGGGGCGCATCGAGTACCGCACCATGCTGGCGTCGCTGTGA
- a CDS encoding DEAD/DEAH box helicase, whose protein sequence is MKLTDHLPAADTPDPDALLDAFVTWTTDQGIELYPAQEEALMEVVTGSNVILSTPTGSGKSLVATGAHFTALAEGKRSFYTAPIKALVSEKFFSLVDVFGAENVGMMTGDSSVSADAPIICCTAEILANIALRDGDRADVDQVVMDEFHFYSEPDRGWAWQVPLLELPRTQFVLMSATLGDVTFFQEDLTRRTGRETAVVTSAERPIPLTFRYAKTPLHETIEELLAGQQAPIYVVYFNQASALEQAQALMSVKVASREQRDQIAEAIGDFRFTAGFGKTLSRLVRHGIGVHHAGMLPKYRRLVEQLAQAGLLKVICGTDTLGVGINVPIRTVLLTGLTKFDGVRTRHLKAREFHQIAGRAGRAGYDTAGYVVVQAPEHEIENERALAKAGDDPKKKRKVVRKKAPEGFVSWSEKTFEKLVAAEPEPLRSSFTVNHAMLLNVINRPGDAFAAMRHLLEDNHEDRATQRRHILRAIAIYRALRAADVVEQLDEPDELGRRVRLTVDLQFDFALNQPLAPFALAAIELLDPESPSYALDVLSVIESILDDPRQVLSQQQFKARGEAVAQMKADGIEYDERMELLEEITHPKPLAEMLEAAYETYRKGHPWVGEHELSPKSVARDMYERAMNFVEYIGYYGLARSEGLVLRYLADVYKALRHTVPDDAKTEELTDIIEWLGELVRQVDSSLLDEWEKLRHPGAEPAAAEPVDEGPERITANKRAFRVQVRNALFRRVELASRRRYDELGELDADSGWDADAWADALEEYFEEHDEIGTGPDARGPALLMITEEADRWLVRQVFDDPAGDHDWGISAEVDLAASDEAGTAVLRITDVNQL, encoded by the coding sequence ATGAAGCTCACCGACCACCTCCCCGCAGCCGACACGCCCGACCCCGACGCGCTGCTCGACGCGTTCGTGACCTGGACCACCGACCAGGGCATCGAGCTGTACCCAGCGCAGGAAGAGGCGCTGATGGAGGTGGTGACCGGGTCGAACGTCATCCTGAGCACCCCGACCGGCTCGGGGAAGAGCCTGGTGGCGACCGGGGCGCACTTCACCGCGCTGGCCGAGGGCAAGCGCAGCTTCTACACCGCGCCGATCAAGGCCCTGGTGTCGGAGAAGTTCTTCTCCCTGGTCGACGTCTTCGGCGCGGAGAACGTCGGCATGATGACCGGCGACAGCAGCGTCAGCGCGGACGCGCCGATCATCTGCTGCACCGCCGAGATCCTGGCCAACATCGCGCTGCGCGACGGCGACCGCGCCGACGTCGACCAGGTGGTGATGGACGAGTTCCACTTCTACTCCGAGCCGGACCGCGGCTGGGCCTGGCAGGTGCCGCTGCTGGAGCTGCCGCGCACCCAGTTCGTGCTCATGTCCGCCACCCTCGGCGACGTCACCTTCTTCCAGGAGGACCTCACCCGGCGCACCGGCCGGGAGACCGCGGTGGTCACCTCCGCCGAGCGCCCGATCCCGCTGACCTTCCGCTACGCCAAGACGCCGCTGCACGAGACCATCGAGGAACTGCTCGCCGGTCAGCAGGCGCCGATCTACGTCGTGTACTTCAACCAGGCGTCCGCGCTGGAGCAGGCGCAGGCGCTGATGAGCGTCAAGGTCGCCTCCCGCGAGCAGCGCGACCAGATCGCCGAGGCGATCGGCGACTTCCGGTTCACCGCCGGGTTCGGCAAGACGCTGTCCCGGCTGGTGCGGCACGGCATCGGCGTGCACCACGCCGGGATGCTGCCGAAGTACCGGCGGCTGGTCGAGCAGCTGGCGCAGGCCGGGCTGCTCAAGGTGATCTGCGGGACCGACACGCTCGGCGTGGGCATCAACGTGCCCATCCGCACCGTGCTGCTCACCGGCCTGACCAAGTTCGACGGGGTGCGCACCCGGCACCTCAAGGCGCGCGAGTTCCACCAGATCGCCGGTCGTGCGGGGCGCGCGGGCTACGACACCGCCGGCTACGTGGTGGTGCAGGCCCCGGAGCACGAGATCGAGAACGAGCGGGCGCTGGCCAAGGCCGGTGACGACCCGAAGAAGAAGCGCAAGGTGGTGCGCAAGAAGGCGCCCGAGGGCTTCGTGTCGTGGAGCGAGAAGACCTTCGAGAAGCTGGTGGCCGCAGAGCCGGAGCCGCTGCGCTCCAGCTTCACGGTCAACCACGCGATGCTGCTCAACGTCATCAACCGCCCTGGCGACGCGTTCGCGGCGATGCGCCACCTGCTGGAGGACAACCACGAGGACCGGGCGACGCAGCGCCGCCACATCCTGCGGGCCATCGCGATCTACCGGGCGCTGCGGGCCGCCGACGTGGTGGAGCAGCTGGACGAGCCCGACGAGCTGGGCCGCCGGGTGCGGTTGACCGTGGACCTGCAGTTCGACTTCGCGCTCAACCAACCGCTCGCGCCGTTCGCGCTGGCCGCCATCGAACTGCTCGACCCCGAATCGCCCAGCTACGCGCTGGACGTGCTGTCGGTCATCGAGTCCATCTTGGACGATCCGCGGCAGGTGCTGTCGCAGCAGCAGTTCAAGGCGCGCGGGGAGGCCGTCGCGCAGATGAAGGCCGACGGCATCGAGTACGACGAGCGGATGGAGCTGCTGGAGGAGATCACCCACCCCAAGCCGCTCGCCGAGATGCTGGAAGCCGCCTACGAGACCTACCGCAAGGGGCACCCGTGGGTCGGTGAGCACGAGCTGTCGCCGAAGTCGGTGGCCCGCGACATGTACGAGCGGGCGATGAACTTCGTCGAGTACATCGGCTACTACGGGCTGGCCCGCTCCGAAGGCCTGGTGCTGCGCTACCTCGCCGACGTCTACAAGGCGCTGCGGCACACCGTGCCCGACGACGCCAAGACCGAGGAGCTCACCGACATCATCGAGTGGCTGGGCGAGCTGGTGCGCCAGGTCGACTCCAGCCTGCTCGACGAGTGGGAGAAGCTGCGCCACCCGGGTGCCGAGCCGGCGGCCGCCGAACCGGTCGACGAGGGGCCCGAGCGGATCACCGCGAACAAGCGGGCCTTCCGCGTGCAGGTGCGCAACGCGCTGTTCCGCCGCGTGGAGCTGGCCTCGCGCCGCCGCTACGACGAGCTCGGCGAGCTGGACGCGGACAGCGGGTGGGACGCCGACGCGTGGGCGGACGCGCTGGAGGAGTACTTCGAGGAGCACGACGAGATCGGCACCGGACCGGACGCGCGCGGCCCGGCGCTGCTGATGATCACCGAGGAGGCCGACCGCTGGCTGGTGCGGCAGGTCTTCGACGACCCGGCCGGCGACCACGACTGGGGCATCAGCGCGGAGGTCGACCTCGCCGCCTCCGACGAGGCCGGGACGGCGGTCCTGCGGATCACCGACGTCAACCAGCTCTGA
- a CDS encoding universal stress protein, whose protein sequence is MPQTVLVGVDGSEESVRALRWAAKHVSDVGGIVHAAMIWHQPVQFGYRLPTPDKELEQRARTLLDGAVERIKSEFPKVDLRARLIRGHVVNEMVALSKQADLLVVGNKGHGAFAGMMVGSVALKLVHHAACPVVVVR, encoded by the coding sequence ATGCCGCAGACCGTCCTTGTCGGAGTGGACGGATCAGAGGAGTCGGTCCGGGCGTTGCGCTGGGCCGCCAAGCACGTCAGCGATGTCGGCGGCATCGTGCACGCGGCCATGATCTGGCACCAGCCCGTGCAGTTCGGGTACCGGCTGCCGACCCCGGACAAGGAGCTGGAGCAGCGGGCGCGCACGCTGCTGGACGGCGCGGTGGAGAGGATCAAGTCCGAGTTCCCGAAGGTGGACCTGCGCGCGCGACTCATCCGCGGTCACGTGGTCAACGAGATGGTCGCCCTGTCCAAGCAGGCGGACCTGCTGGTGGTGGGAAACAAGGGCCACGGCGCGTTCGCCGGCATGATGGTCGGCTCGGTGGCGCTCAAGCTCGTGCACCACGCAGCCTGCCCGGTCGTCGTCGTCCGCTGA
- a CDS encoding DUF5753 domain-containing protein, translated as MTEACARAVHEVGRLTLTEDGLQNWVDVRLERQDRLNAGGGLVLHTVIAEEARHRVVGSRAVMAEQLRQLVEIAQRPSVHIRVLPFDSGAHEGIHGPILVLRFPDPTQSDVLTATRRSAGTSSTISARWPNWRGSSPRCRHGRSPRIVLQSC; from the coding sequence ATGACCGAGGCGTGTGCACGGGCCGTGCACGAGGTCGGCCGCCTGACGTTGACCGAGGATGGGCTGCAGAACTGGGTCGATGTGCGGCTGGAGCGGCAGGACCGGCTGAACGCAGGCGGCGGGTTGGTGCTCCACACCGTGATCGCTGAGGAAGCGCGGCACCGTGTTGTCGGTTCGAGGGCCGTGATGGCTGAGCAGCTGCGCCAGCTCGTCGAGATCGCCCAGCGCCCGTCGGTGCACATCCGGGTGCTGCCGTTCGACTCCGGTGCGCACGAGGGGATCCACGGCCCGATCTTGGTGTTGCGGTTCCCGGACCCCACCCAGAGCGACGTGCTCACAGCGACACGGCGCTCGGCGGGCACGTCATCGACGATCTCCGCGAGGTGGCCGAACTGGCGCGGCTCTTCGCCTCGGTGCAGGCACGGGCGCTCTCCGAGGATCGTTCTTCAGAGCTGCTGA
- a CDS encoding DUF397 domain-containing protein → MLSRASSVPSSTTIQWRTSSRSAQGSECVEVGRTTGFTAVRDSTAPTGPALVLAPSAFASFLGSVKAGRFDRS, encoded by the coding sequence GTGCTTTCGAGGGCTTCGTCCGTTCCGTCGAGCACGACGATCCAGTGGCGCACGAGCAGCCGCAGCGCGCAAGGCTCGGAGTGCGTCGAGGTCGGCAGGACCACGGGGTTCACCGCGGTCCGTGACTCGACGGCGCCGACGGGGCCGGCGCTGGTGCTCGCGCCGAGCGCCTTCGCGAGCTTCCTCGGCTCCGTCAAGGCCGGGCGCTTCGACCGGAGCTGA